The Malus sylvestris chromosome 12, drMalSylv7.2, whole genome shotgun sequence genome contains a region encoding:
- the LOC126593125 gene encoding EG45-like domain containing protein isoform X4 — MDRETGQKFQKPMSFPAESSLVSGDLGTATSYGPPYMPTACFGSRPDQFPPMYLFAAVSEGLWDGGSACGRLYKVRCLSGPNMPCKSGATVEVKVVDLCRQSPCPSTIAMSTDAFAAISHSPSTQINIEYAQI; from the exons ATGGACCGAG AAACCGGCCAAAAATTCCAGAAACCGATGAGTTTTCCGGCGg AATCAAGTCTAGTTTCTGGCGATCTCGGCACAGCAACTTCTTACGGTCCTCCTTATATGC CAACAGCATGCTTTGGGAGTAGGCCAGACCAGTTCCCTCCGATGTACCTTTTTGCGGCGGTGAGTGAAGGGTTATGGGACGGTGGTTCTGCGTGTGGAAGGCTCTATAAAGTTAGGTGCCTGAGTGGACCTAATATGCCCTGCAAGAGTGGTGCTACTGTCGAGGTGAAGGTGGTGGACCTTTGCCGTCAATCTCCTTGCCCTTCTACCATAGCCATGTCAACCGATGCTTTTGCAGCCATCTCACACTCACCTTCTACACAAATCAACATCGAATATGCCCA GATCTGA